The Manihot esculenta cultivar AM560-2 chromosome 17, M.esculenta_v8, whole genome shotgun sequence genome contains the following window.
aatgaataacaagtttgtttataatgtataagtataatattttggggtatgaAAGGCACCGTAGTTTATTGTGCGttccatctttttttttaatgttcttgattttaaactaatttaagtaaagaattaaagttttattttaattgaatatttgaataaatgattactaatgaataacaagtttgtttataatgtataagtataatattttggggtatgaaaggcactgtcgtttattatgcgtcccatctttttttttaatgttcttgactttaaactaatttaagtaaagaattaaagttttattttaattgaatatttgaataaatgattactaatgattaacaatataatattttggggtaagaaatgcactcattatttcttttttaatgttattgactttaaactaattaaagtgaacaattaaaattttattttaaatgaatatttgaataaataattactaataattattacattttgtttataatgtataagtataatattttagagtAAGCAAGTCACCGTCATTTATTTTGgcccccattgtttcttttttaatgttcttgactttaaactaattaaagttaaccattaaagttttattttaattgaatatttgaataaatgattactaatgaataacaattatGCCAAATTTGGCacgcttaaaattttattttttacatacttgaattttttttacctatatatttgtattttgcatatgaatcaattttgaagtttttttttttgaaaataaatttattttgatgttaaaaataCAGCTCTACAAAGGTGtggtcatgatttttttttttcttttaaaaaaaaattcatagcgTTAGATTTTGAATCtgtttaaacaaattaaaattattttattttgcttatttaattaaaaatataaaatattttaattacaaaaaagtaaaaataaataatattatattaattaataaagggaACCCTATTAATTAGTGGCGGCAATATAATGATAAGCttgctaatatatatatttttggctTGGGGGaatgaaaaccttaaaattaaaaatttcctcCCTAAAGCCGCTACTGATTCATTTTCACTCATGATTCATTCAGTTTTCAATTTCTGTTCACTATCAAAAGGAGAAGCTCCCACTATCAAATCCAATAAGGTACGTTTAAAATTACTAAAGccttaaaattaatgtttcatTGTAATTGTTCTAGGTTAAACACGTGAAAGGCATCTGATATTTACTTTTCATTCGTTTTTCATCTGTTAAAAAGCTTTGATtcactatttttatattaatttatcctctatgtgtaatattcaattttttccatTAAGCAGAAGCAAACATCATGGCTCGACGATGCAAATTGCAGAAAGGGAATTCCATCAATATTAACTTGGAAAATGAGACTGAAAATAATGTTAACCAGAACTTTCAAGAAACTCAAGAGTTACACCAAAATCAGGCTTCAAATTTTCaaggtaaataatatttatgtgatttataaattttaagttattttcGTAAATAATTAGATGCctaacttcaattttttttcaggGAATACTAGTCAGAAGACAATGAGGTATCATTATAAAggccattttatattttcaccaAATAGAATATATGAAAATGGTAGGTTCATGGAGAAACctaattttgatgttgattcatcTCATTTTTTGATATATTGGATGACTTGAAAAAGGATTGTGaatttaatgttataaaaggagataaattttattacttgaagGCTGATAAAGCTCTTAGTGATCTTGATGCATTGATAGAGGTTAAAGATGATACAGATGTGAAAAATATAATGGATAGTTATAAGAAGTTCCCTTCGAAACCCATTGATATATACACTCTATTTCGAGATTATGATATTTTACCAAATGAACTTAGTGACGAGCTACCCGCAGTTACCGTTGATCACACTTCTAATCAACTTCAAAATCCAAATGCAACTGCAGCAACAGgtttactcatttaattttatttaaacaattgatTATGTTTACTTGTTCTATGTTCAGAAATTCTTgttattatatgattattgttttacttttgttttgaaataggttccaatacaattaaaagaaaaactagagGACCAACACGATGCTTGAAAATCACACAATTGGAGAATGGGCAAAAATTGCCAGTAGAATTTGATGAAGATGATCAAGCTATTGGTGATAATGCTACTGCATTTGTTTGGTTTTTAGGACAAACTATTAGAAGTGTGTCGTGTTGTCCATTGCAAGTGAAACAATAGAATAAGATTACCGATGATAAGCTTGACCACATGTGGTCTACCATATTGGtacaaaaatttatattaaattacatccattataaaatgattataatttttttagttctatTAAGTATCATAATCTTTGTTTCTTACTTCTTTGCTAAAAGGAAAAGTTCACTTTTGAGTATTCTGATGCAAGAAAGGGAGCAATTTTCGGTCATATGAATGCATTATATAGGTATTATAGGCATAAGTTGAAGAAGAAGTACTTTGATTCAAAGGCAACTTATTCACTTCGTCTTCGAAACAAGCCTAAGGATATGGATGTAAAAGATTGGAAGTATTTGGTTAATCTTTGGACAGAAAATGCATTTCAGGTATTAAAAATtcgtataaaatttaataatttattttatatgaattcagtTTCTGTTAGCTAAcaaaaattctgaaaatttttcattatttttctttaggAGAGAAGCAACAAAAATAAGACAAATAGATGCAAGCGTTCTATGCCGCCATACACGGGGACAAAAAGCTTTGCTCGGCTGAGAGATCATATGGtatgagtttgtttttattttattagtattatagtgttttttattaattaaatgatatataaATAATCCATTTTTACTGCTGTCGTGTTGTGGACTATGATtagaaagaaacaaaatagtATTTGATAATTCTAATTTAGAGCTTGAGAAAGTTTATGATTTGATCTTTTATGGATCTTTTGTTTGGTTTAAGATGTGCCTAGCTTTCCTTATTCCTTAATCCAAATTCTTTTTAGTAGCTCAACAATCAAGAACTGGTCAACCTGTAATTGTATAAACTAGCTGCTTGTTGTTATTCTTTGTATTCTGCTATAACTCTCAAAG
Protein-coding sequences here:
- the LOC110604389 gene encoding uncharacterized protein LOC110604389, which produces MNALYRYYRHKLKKKYFDSKATYSLRLRNKPKDMDVKDWKYLVNLWTENAFQERSNKNKTNRCKRSMPPYTGTKSFARLRDHMKKKNGKTPSRLELFLESR